One stretch of Arthrobacter polaris DNA includes these proteins:
- a CDS encoding ABC transporter permease, which produces MSKHLFFDTAVLLGRSLRHITRSLDTVITTMLMPIAFMLLFVYVFGGAIQHGSGTYVSYLLPGILIITVASGISYTAFRLFTDRQNGIFERLQSMPIARSAVLWAHVLTSLLANLLSLAVVVLVALLLGFRSGAGPLAWLAVAGILVLFTLALTWLAVIPGLTAKSVDGASAFAYPLILLPFLSSAFVPTANMPGPVRVFAEYQPVTSIVNTIRDLLGQQPMGASMWIALLWCAAILAVAYVLAMAAYRRKTG; this is translated from the coding sequence ATGAGCAAGCATTTATTCTTTGACACCGCCGTTTTACTGGGCCGCTCNCTACGCCACATCACGCGCAGCCTGGACACCGTCATCACCACCATGCTCATGCCGATCGCGTTCATGCTGTTGTTTGTCTATGTGTTCGGCGGCGCGATCCAGCACGGCTCCGGCACGTATGTCAGCTACCTGCTGCCCGGCATTTTGATCATCACGGTAGCCTCCGGCATCTCCTACACCGCGTTCCGGCTTTTCACGGACCGGCAGAACGGCATCTTTGAGCGGCTCCAGTCCATGCCGATCGCCCGCTCGGCCGTGCTGTGGGCGCACGTGCTGACCTCGCTGTTGGCCAACCTGCTCTCGCTGGCCGTCGTCGTGCTCGTGGCCCTTCTCTTGGGTTTCCGCTCNGGGGCCGGGCCGCTGGCGTGGCTTGCCGTGGCCGGGATCCTGGTCCTGTTCACGCTGGCGTTGACGTGGCTGGCCGTCATCCCCGGCCTGACCGCGAAGTCCGTGGACGGTGCCAGCGCGTTCGCCTACCCGCTGATCCTCCTGCCGTTCCTCAGCTCCGCCTTCGTGCCCACCGCCAACATGCCCGGCCCGGTGCGCGTGTTCGCCGAATACCAGCCGGTGACCTCGATCGTGAACACGATCCGGGACCTGTTGGGCCAGCAGCCCATGGGCGCGAGCATGTGGATCGCCCTTCTGTGGTGTGCGGCCATCCTGGCCGTCGCCTACGTTCTGGCCATGGCCGCATACCGCCGCAAGACCGGCTAG
- a CDS encoding ABC transporter ATP-binding protein, with product MTTQQAQWPAIQVQGLKKSYKTLAVLRGVDFEIARGSIFALLGPNGAGKTTIVNILATLVKADSGAAAVNGFDVATQAAQVRESISLTGQFAAVDEILSGRENLVLVARLRHQKHPRAVAEELLARFSLSEAAGRRVATYSGGMRRRLDIAMSLSGNPPVIFLDEPTTGLDPQARLEVWRAVQELAGHGTTVLLTTQDLAEAEQLADRVAILHQGRIIVNGTLAELKGLLPPATVEYVXKQPTLEDVFFAIVGDNGTPT from the coding sequence ATGACAACCCAGCAGGCCCAGTGGCCTGCGATCCAGGTACAGGGCCTAAAGAAGTCCTACAAAACGTTGGCAGTGCTGCGCGGNGTGGACTTCGAAATCGCCCGTGGCAGCATCTTCGCCCTACTTGGCCCCAACGGGGCCGGCAAAACCACCATCGTCAACATCCTCGCCACGCTGGTGAAGGCCGATTCCGGTGCTGCCGCTGTCAACGGCTTCGACGTCGCCACACAAGCGGCGCAGGTGCGCGAGTCCATCAGTCTCACCGGGCAGTTCGCCGCCGTCGATGAAATCCTCAGCGGCCGNGAAAACCTGGTCCTGGTGGCCAGATTGCGGCACCAGAAGCATCCCCGCGCAGTCGCCGAAGAATTGCTGGCACGGTTCTCGCTTTCCGAAGCAGCCGGCCGGAGGGTAGCCACGTATTCTGGTGGCATGCGCCGCCGCCTGGACATCGCCATGAGCCTGAGCGGAAACCCGCCGGTCATCTTCCTGGATGAACCCACCACAGGGCTGGACCCGCAGGCACGCCTGGAGGTGTGGCGGGCCGTGCAGGAGTTGGCAGGACACGGCACCACCGTGCTGCTGACCACTCAGGACCTGGCCGAAGCTGAGCAACTCGCGGACCGCGTCGCCATCTTGCACCAGGGGCGNATCATCGTCAACGGCACCCTGGCAGAGCTGAAGGGCCTGCTCCCGCCGGCCACCGTTGAGTATGTTCANAAACAGCCCACCCTTGAGGACGTCTTCTTCGCCATCGTCGGTGACAACGGAACACCCACGTAG
- a CDS encoding SDR family NAD(P)-dependent oxidoreductase, with amino-acid sequence MSKPVIAIVGSGPGVSAGIARKFGGNGFVVLLIARTKESLEAQVQELRGHQVQAHGIVADAADKASLVEAFAELEKNFGAPEVLAYNAGANTISNPSELVAEDMLSDFTINVVGALNCSQLVIPGMTERGSGSILFTGGMLALKPVASRASASIAKAGLRNLAFTLADELAPRGIKVGTVTIGGVVKAGTFFDPDLIAESFWELSTGARQGEVLYQQA; translated from the coding sequence GTGAGTAAGCCAGTTATAGCAATCGTTGGATCGGGCCCTGGAGTCAGTGCGGGTATAGCGAGAAAGTTTGGCGGAAACGGCTTCGTTGTTCTCCTGATCGCCCGGACCAAAGAGTCATTGGAGGCGCAGGTTCAAGAACTGCGCGGCCACCAAGTGCAGGCGCACGGAATTGTTGCCGACGCAGCGGATAAGGCTAGCCTGGTGGAGGCATTCGCCGAACTCGAAAAGAACTTTGGTGCNCCCGAAGTTTTGGCTTACAACGCTGGAGCTAATACCATCAGCAACCCATCGGAGTTGGTTGCAGAGGACATGCTCAGTGACTTCACCATCAATGTGGTGGGCGCCCTGAACTGCTCACAGCTGGTGATCCCGGGCATGACCGAACGCGGATCGGGCAGCATTTTGTTCACCGGTGGCATGCTGGCGTTGAAGCCTGTTGCTTCCAGGGCTTCAGCCTCCATTGCCAAGGCGGGCCTGCGCAACTTGGCCTTCACGCTTGCGGACGAGCTGGCTCCCCGCGGCATCAAGGTTGGAACCGTCACCATTGGCGGCGTCGTCAAGGCCGGAACGTTCTTTGACCCGGATCTGATTGCGGAATCATTTTGGGAGTTGTCCACCGGTGCACGCCAAGGTGAAGTCCTGTACCAGCAGGCCTGA